In a single window of the Streptomyces cinnabarinus genome:
- a CDS encoding PTS-dependent dihydroxyacetone kinase phosphotransferase subunit DhaM, protein MSDDKPVGIVLVSHSAQVADSVAELAKSLAGGGASVPVAAAGGTEGGGVGTSSELIAAAAAAVDRGAGVAVLTDLGSAVLTVKALLAEGDELPDNTRLLDAPFVEGAVAAVVTASTGADLAAVEAAAMEAYTYRKV, encoded by the coding sequence GTGAGTGACGACAAGCCGGTCGGGATCGTGCTGGTGTCGCACAGCGCCCAGGTGGCCGACTCGGTCGCCGAGCTGGCCAAGAGCCTTGCGGGCGGCGGGGCTTCGGTGCCGGTGGCGGCGGCGGGCGGCACCGAGGGCGGCGGCGTCGGCACCAGCTCCGAGCTGATCGCCGCCGCCGCGGCGGCCGTCGACCGGGGCGCCGGGGTGGCCGTCCTCACCGACCTGGGCAGCGCGGTCCTCACCGTGAAGGCCCTGCTGGCCGAGGGCGACGAACTCCCCGACAACACCCGCCTGCTGGACGCCCCCTTCGTCGAGGGCGCGGTGGCCGCGGTCGTCACGGCGTCAACCGGAGCCGACCTCGCGGCTGTTGAGGCGGCGGCGATGGAGGCCTACACCTACCGCAAGGTCTAG
- the dhaL gene encoding dihydroxyacetone kinase subunit DhaL produces MLDADFFRRWMTVTAASVEREADRLTALDSPIGDADHGSNLLRGFRAVSAVLDKEPPDTPGAVLVLSGRQLISTVGGASGPLYGTLLRRTGKALGEAAEVDEARFATAFRTGVEAVMTLGGAAPGDKTMIDALLPAVDALDAGFGAARAAAEEGALATTPLQARKGRASYLGERSIGHQDPGATSAALLIAALAEANGE; encoded by the coding sequence GTGCTCGACGCCGACTTCTTCCGCCGTTGGATGACCGTGACCGCCGCGTCCGTGGAACGTGAGGCGGACCGGCTCACCGCCCTCGACTCGCCGATCGGGGACGCCGACCACGGCAGTAACCTGCTGCGCGGCTTCCGTGCCGTGAGCGCCGTCCTGGACAAGGAGCCGCCGGACACTCCCGGAGCGGTTCTCGTGCTGTCCGGACGTCAGTTGATCTCGACGGTGGGCGGCGCCTCGGGACCGCTGTACGGGACGCTGCTGCGGCGTACCGGCAAGGCGCTCGGGGAGGCCGCCGAGGTCGACGAGGCGCGGTTCGCGACGGCGTTCCGTACCGGGGTGGAGGCGGTGATGACGCTGGGCGGCGCGGCGCCGGGCGACAAGACCATGATCGACGCGCTGTTGCCGGCCGTGGACGCGCTCGACGCGGGTTTCGGCGCGGCGCGGGCCGCCGCGGAGGAGGGAGCGCTGGCCACGACGCCGCTCCAGGCGCGCAAGGGGCGGGCGAGCTATCTCGGCGAGCGCAGCATCGGGCACCAGGATCCGGGGGCGACCTCGGCGGCCCTGCTCATCGCGGCACTGGCGGAGGCGAACGGTGAGTGA
- the dhaK gene encoding dihydroxyacetone kinase subunit DhaK: MRMLINVPETVVADALRGLAAAHPELTVDVENRVIVRRDAPVAGKVALVSGGGSGHEPLHGGFVGPGMLSAACPGEVFTSPVPDQMVRAAAAVDSGAGVLFIVKNYTGDVLNFDMAAELAEDEGIQVAKVLVDDDVAVTDSLYTAGRRGTGATLFVEKIAGAAADEGMPLERVEAIARQVNENSRSFGVALSACTTYAKGSPTFDLPSGELELGIGIHGEPGRERRAMMTSGEIADFAVNALLEDRLPRNPVLVLVNGMGATPLLELYGFNAEVQRVLGDRGVAVAHTLVGNYVTSLDMAGASVTLCEIDEELLRLWNAPVRTAGLRWGV, translated from the coding sequence ATGAGGATGCTCATCAACGTGCCGGAGACCGTCGTCGCGGACGCGCTGCGCGGTCTGGCGGCCGCCCACCCCGAGCTCACGGTGGACGTGGAGAACCGGGTGATCGTACGGCGGGACGCGCCCGTCGCCGGGAAGGTCGCCCTGGTCTCCGGCGGCGGTTCGGGGCACGAACCGCTGCACGGCGGTTTCGTGGGGCCCGGGATGCTCTCGGCGGCCTGTCCGGGCGAGGTGTTCACCTCTCCGGTACCGGACCAGATGGTGCGTGCCGCGGCGGCCGTGGACAGCGGCGCGGGCGTGCTGTTCATCGTGAAGAACTACACCGGTGACGTGCTCAACTTCGACATGGCCGCCGAACTGGCCGAGGACGAGGGCATCCAGGTGGCGAAGGTCCTCGTCGACGACGATGTGGCGGTCACCGACAGTCTGTACACGGCCGGGCGCCGGGGCACGGGCGCGACCCTCTTCGTGGAGAAGATCGCGGGCGCGGCGGCCGACGAGGGCATGCCGCTGGAGCGGGTGGAGGCGATCGCCCGTCAGGTCAACGAGAACTCCCGCAGCTTCGGCGTGGCGCTCAGCGCGTGCACCACGTACGCGAAGGGCAGCCCCACCTTCGATCTGCCCTCCGGCGAACTGGAGTTGGGCATCGGCATCCACGGCGAGCCCGGCCGTGAGCGGCGGGCCATGATGACCTCGGGCGAGATCGCCGACTTCGCGGTGAACGCGCTCCTGGAGGACAGGCTCCCGCGCAATCCGGTGCTGGTCCTGGTCAACGGCATGGGCGCGACCCCGCTGTTGGAGCTGTACGGCTTCAACGCCGAGGTGCAGCGGGTACTCGGCGACCGTGGCGTGGCCGTCGCCCACACCCTCGTCGGCAACTACGTCACCTCGCTCGACATGGCCGGCGCCTCGGTCACCCTGTGCGAGATCGACGAGGAGCTGCTGCGCCTGTGGAACGCGCCGGTGCGGACGGCCGGGCTGCGCTGGGGCGTGTGA